The Rhodamnia argentea isolate NSW1041297 chromosome 10, ASM2092103v1, whole genome shotgun sequence sequence GAAGCTCGGCCGCCTGTTCCCGCGTCTCTCCATCGGTCAGAGTGAAAGCCCCCGTGATTTGGGCTCGTGGACCGGTTCGGACAACGGCGCGGACGCTTTGTCCGGCTGGTCCGGTTCCGATGACGCCCAAGGATCTCTGGATTCTCGACGGAAGAAATGGTTTGGAGGTACGACGGAGAAATTTGTTGTCTTATGCTTGCTCTGAGTAACAATGTCTCGCGGAATTGGAAATCGTCAGTAAACAACGAGAAGGGGAAATTAAGGTCCGTACTTCTGATGATGGTTTTGCTGTTCTTGTAAGAGAATGATTTGATCGAGTAGTTGGGACCTAGTTCAAGTATCTTTCGCGATGATGATTGCTGGTGTATGTGCTGTGGTTCGCGTCCTGGAAATATCAAACCGTCCATTAGTCTTTGGGACGATTTTGGCTCATTGTGAACCGTTTTCagctttttcctatttttctctcctttcctcaGTCACTAATTTCAGTTTATTCTGTGCTAATAACACTTTTGAAGTAGTTTGCTTTCAGGGATTGTTGGAGCAGGAGTTATTCTTGCTGCTGGAATCACATTTGCAGCAATATTTGCGGGGAAGAGAAGCACTTTGGGtgagttttgatttttcttgtgaaaataCACACGACTGAGTTTGAACATAGTGTTGGAATTCCTGGAAGTTCTTGATTTAATCATTTTCTAGGCGTAAGGATACGTTCTCTTTCCCTGTCTGTCTTCAAATCTGTCTCCCACGGGGTTGCTCTGTTAGCTCATCTCATCTGATTGCAGCTACCAATGCTATTGGAATGCAAGTTAGTGACTGGCCTCCTTCATGATGTATTCAATCTTGGTGAAAACAGGACTTAAACCAGAGATGGTGCCCTTAACGACACAGCAGGAAGCACTGTTGGCCCCGGATGATCAGCACGTGGAGCTTGAATCCAACAAAAAGGAGGGTACTCATGCTAGGCACGAAAACGTCAATCTGAGTGGCGTGTCAGGTATGAGTGACGATTCTCTTTCACTCCAAGAACATAATGACTCTGTGAGCGGAAATAAAACGGAAGATGATACTGATGACGGGATCCAAACTGGTGCTTACACTGGTACTGAAAATGCTAATAGTTCTTCCAAGGAAGATGATCCGCAAGATGAGTCGCCCGTTAGTGACAACTCAATTGCTCCTGAGACAAGTTTAGGTGTTGGTGTACTCCTAGAAGATGATGCTGTGGCTGCTCCAGCCAATATAGAGGCACGAGGTAGCCTCAATGATGCTGCACCAGAATCCGCATTTCGACAGAAAGGGGACTTGATTAATAATAATTCAACTGGGGAAAGTCTCACAAACTTcactgctgattacaaggaggaTGAGCCATCGAAAACTAGTAGTTCAAGTGTTCTATATGAATCTACTAAGCTTTATCATACGCAAAGTGAGTCCATGAAGCTGAATGATTCGATTGGTTCACATGTAGACACCTCTTTAGAACCAAAGGCTGTGCCCAACCATGAGCTGCTGAAGTTAGTTCCAATATCTGCTGAAGAAAATCATGATGCAGACAAAGCACCTCAGGTGTCGTTTGAGGGGATAAATTCAGCACTGGAGGAGCATGACTTGAATGAACGTGTTTCATCTGCGACTGAAACTGGGGCATCTTCTGTTTATGCATTTGCAATTGGACAAGAAAAAGATGGGCAAGGGGCAACAGATGAAAGCGCAACAGATTTTGCGACGTCAAATTCACGAGACACCTTATCCTATGCTGGTATACCTGCTCCATCCTTTGTTTCTGAAGCTCTACAAGTGAGTCCTGGGAAGACTTTGGTTCCTCCGACAGTTGATCAAGTTCAAGGACAGGCTCTGGCTGCACTACAGGCGTTGAAGGTACTTTGTTTACTCTTTGTTAGCTCCAGCAATTGGGTTTTTAATTGGTGATGATGGCGAGTCATTGCATTGTGAGCTAATTTATTATCTCTCTGGCGTACTTTTCCATTTAAGTAAGTGCGCGCgctgtttttcctctttttttgttgggtAGGGGGGGTGTTGGAAGCAGTATAAAGCAAGGAAAGCAAGTTCTTCATGCTCAGTTCACTTAGATGTGGTCAATTAGGAAGGGCAACTTTCCCTGTTGGGGCAATAGAAAATTGATAGAGTAACTTTGCTCTGAGTTCTTTTGTGTTCTAACCTTACATTTGAAATTGTGAGTATAATGATAATTTGGTTTTACTTTTATAGCTGCATTCAAATAAACTATTTAAGGAGATCATTCTTGTAGAGAACTTTAGTAGCGGAAaagttctctctttctttcatatGATTTCTATAATTTATTTTGTACAAGAAGTCATTGTTCTTCCACCAAGTCTTCTTCAGAAACCTTTTTCCTTTGACCTCTAAGATTGATGTAATAGTCTATCTTCCCTTTTTATAACGAGACAATATTGGGCCTTGCAAGCAATCTAATCTAAGTGCTTCACCACTCCATTCAGGTTATTGAAGTTGATGTCCAAGCAGGGGATATTTGTACACGTCGTGAATATGCTAGATGGTTGGTGTCGGCAAGTAGTGCTCTTTCAAGGTGTAGAGATCACATTCTCGTGATTCGTTAAACAGAAAACTTTAACTGTCgattttcattgctaatttgcaTGACTAAACTTCTGCTTAAATGACCTCTGCCTCTTTGTAGAGATACAATTTCCAAAGTTTATCCTGCCATGTACATTGAAAATGTCACTGAGCTTGCATTTGATGATATAACACCTGAAGACCCTGATTTTGTTTCCATTCAAGGTGAGAAATGGTCTTTCCTGGCTGCAACTTCAGCATGAAGTTGCTTCTATGTTCACTCCTTTCTTTGATTGCCCTGAAATATCAGGTTTGGCAGAAGCTGGGCTTATCTCCAGTAAGCTTTCAAGACGAGATATGATGTCTTCTCCAAATGAAACTGAGGAACCTCTCTATTTCTTTCCTGAAATGTGAGTAAAAACTGCGATTCCTTCTCAATTATTTCTTTTGTCGGCTCTGTGGAGGATTCTTTATGGCCAATGCGACATAGTGAAAAATCTTCCATTGCTGTTACCCTAGAGAGTCTCAGCATGCTCCTTGAGAAATTAGTCTCTTCTTTAGTAGACCTTGGTGGTTGCAGTAAAGTCGTTCAACCTCAATACAAAAACTTGATAAAGCTGCTTTAGGAGATTAAGAGGAATAGATACAAGAAGCATATTGTGATGTTTATTACCTATCTAATGACTTCCCAGAATATTTTGTGacgcttttcttttcttttctatgccaAATATATTTTCACTGCTGGTCTTCTTTTTGTACATTTGACAGCCCATTATCACGTCAAGATTTAGTCAGTTGGAAGATGGCCCTGGAGAAGAAACAGCTCCCAGAAGCTAACAAAGAGGTTTGCCCATATGAAGCTTTTGGTTTATACTTGTTTCTGGCCACTTATGTGACTCCACTAgcaacttttagaaaaattcattctcTCTATATAAACAGGGCCTGCGCCGCGTTTCTGGATTTATAGACATTGACAAGATTAACCCCGATGCATATCCTGCATTAGTAGCTGATTTGTCTGCTGGAGAACAGGGGATAATAGCCCTCGCATTTGGTGAGCCATATGACCTTGACTGGTTGCATGGAACCTTCATTTCAGCTCGGTAATCTATATACTTTTTGTTTCGAGATAGGTTACACAAAACTGTTTCAGCCAGATAAGCCGGTTACAAAAGCCCAAGCAGCTATTGCTCTTACAACTGGTGAAGCTGCAGACACAGTAAGTGAGGAGCTTGCACGCATTGAAGCAGAGGCAATGGCAGAAAATGCTGTTGCTGCTCATAGTGCTTTAGTGGCTCAAGTTGAAAAGGACATAAACGCAAGTTTCGAAAAGGTGCTCTCagcagaaagagagaaaattcaTGCAGTGGAAAAGAAGGCCGAAGAAGCAAGgcttgaattggaaaaattacgGGCTAAGAGAGGGGAAGATAGTATTCTCCTGATGAAAGAACGTGCTGCTGTGGAATCAGAGATGGTAGTTCTCTCTAGATTGAGGAGAGAAGTGGAAGAACAGCTGGAAAGTCTAATGAGTAACAAGATACAAGTCTCGTATGAGAAGGGGAAGATTGAGAAACTTAGGTTGGAAGCAGAAAAGGAAAACCAGGAAATTGCTCGCCTACAATACGACCTGGAGGTTGAGCGGAAAGCATTGGCAATGGCTAGGTAAGTACAGTATGATGTAACTAAGTGATCAATTGTGGTAAATTACCTTTTTCAATTAGATGGTTTCCCTGGTGTTGCATATCTGTGTGTGGTTTCTTAAACTGTCTTTGCCAATCCATCGACTCTTCCAGACTTGCATGTATTACCTTTCTGGTTAATTTGTGTTGCTCTGTGGAAAAGATCCAATTCCTAGTTCCTTTATTGTGCTTGAGGAGACGTGGTACTTCCATGTGATGATGAACTGCGCACTGCAGCCACTGCCGTTTCGTGCTGAAAGCGATGATCACTCAAttgccttatttgaaattgtattTGCACTCAGTTCAGTCTCTTCGTCCAAATGCTACTGAACTCAACTTTGCATCTCATTTGTCGTTTAGTAATCATGGTACTTATGGAACTTCGAAATTTTCTTACTCAGGGCATGGGCTGAAGATGAAGCAAAGAGAGCAAGAGAACATGCAAGAGTTCTGGAGGAGGCTAGGTATCGCTGGGAGAGACAAGGTATCAAAGTAGTAGTTGACAGTGACCTGCAAGAAGAGACATCTGCTGGTCTCACGTGGATCAATGCTGGAAAGGAGTTGTCAGTTGATGAAACTGTAAATAGAGCAGAGACTCTGGTGGATAAGCTTAAGGACATGGCTGCAAAGGTTGGGGATAAATCCAGAGACCTGATCAATAAGATTGTCCAGATAATACTTGTATTTGTATCAAATCTGAAGAGATGGTCCTCTAATGCCATGGGGACAGCTGGAGAACTAAGATGTGTTGCTGTTACAAAAGTGGGGATATCAGCTGAAGAGTTGCAGCAAAGCATTGTGAACATGAGCCTCGACCTCAAGGAGGGGGCAAAGAGATTTGCTGGAGACTGTAAGGAAGGGGTTGAGAAACTCACCCAAAAATTCAAGACATGAGCGCATAGCCTTTTTCTGAAAGACTCCATTTTTCCAGTGAGGTAATTAACTATGACGGCCTCGAGAAAGCAAAAGTTACCATTATGGAATTAGGGAACTGGTTGCAGATGACTTCAATAATCCAGAATCCATGTTTTTGAGCTCCCACTTGTTTAACCTGTTTTGTGGGAGTGTATATTGTGTAGAATAATTCATGTTCAATAAGATCGAATCTAGCATCATATTCATGATCTGTCTTGGCTTCCACAGTGCTTTGTGTGTCAGGTAGTCGAATGGCAGTATGTATTTGTTCAAATGTCTCAAGTCAAGACTGCGGATCTGCCATCGAGCCAGTGATGGTGAGTGTACTGTTACCATAATTAGTTTGTCGGAGTTGGTATTTGGTAATGTTAAGTAGAATCCCTCATCTTGCCCTTTTTGCGTTCCCATACAAGAACTGCTGAAGAAGCACGGTGTGGCTTAGATTTATGTTACGTCCTCATCATGTTTTTCACTGCCCCTCCGTGTAAACCCCTCCTCCGTCACAAACAAGAGGATATGGCCGGGCCAAGTGCGTTAGATGGTGGAATTACATGTCGTCACTAAAATGCTCCGTAGAGATTAAAGATGCAAGAATGGCCTAGGGCATAACGGAAATCACCAGATCTTTTGTCAAAACAAGAACAAACTCTTACTTCCTCCAAGAAGTCCACCACTAAACAATCGATTTTAATTGTATCGCAATCCATCGAGCAACACCCATATATGCCTACAATCTCCATCATACATTGCCGCCAACGCTGCTACACTAGGGGAACAATCGATTTTAATTTATGGATATAGCTCATCAAATCAATAAAAATGGCATCAATACCACAACTTGCTTTTCACAGGGACTCATTAGGAATCTTTCCAAAATTAGAGATCCATATGAGAGTCGAGCGCACAAAAGCACCACAAGCTAAGACCAGAGTTTACAACTGAATAGAAATGCCAAAAGGTGTCTAGCTGCTGAAATGAGCAATGAACTAGTCCTTTGACACCCACTTAAACATCTATTGAGCCAACGTCTCGGTGAAGGAGAGAGATTTGGAAAATGACATTCATAAAAACCTTCTAATAGTCAAACTTAACCACAAGGACATCACACACCAGGATCAGAATATCAAGCATCGAGCCAAAAGAACACTGCTGCCATTTTTAACCGTCTTACAACAAGGAAGAAATTTTCTTGAGCTTCTGTCTTGAATTAGCATGAGAACACTAAGCAAAGATAAAAGTAATCGGCTTCTACATGTGAAACAAAATCTCCGCAGCAGTTGTTTCAGCAATGATTTCTCACTTCTTTTTCTCGCCGCCTCCAGCAGACCTGCAAAGGCAACACCAAGGATGATTAAGGAGCGAACAGAATGAATCTCCACCCAGCCAGTCGAGCTAAATAAAAGAACACAACGTTCATCGTCCAAAAGGAATGATTCAAGTCCTTGAGGGTTACCTCATCTTTCTGAGGACATTTGACATCTCCTCACGCTTCTTCTTTGCCCTCTTGTGAGTGCCCAGCTTTCTTTTAGCTACCTTCAAAGCACGCTTGTCCTTTCCAACTTTCAAAAGCTCGGTGATCCTCTTCTCATATGGTGCAAATCCAGCAACTTCCCTGATCAAACTCCTCACAAAGTGGACTCTCTTGCTTGTTTTCTGCACATGCGTCACACATAAAGAAGATCAAACTTCAATGGTACTGACAGTTTTCTTCCTTTCTAGCTGTGACCTtcatgttcgaccaaaaaaacaaaaaactgtGACCTTCATGAGCACATCTCTTTTACTCCAACACATTTAACGTATGCACACTCAAAATCAACTTTTCAAAACAATAACTCTACCAAGGAAATCTAGAAAAAGACCTTTATCACCCAACATCCACCCACAAAAAGATGGGGAATATCCACCTTAATCACAAGAATAGTTCAGGAGCATTTACTCCATACGTTCAACACGTTGGAAAAAATTTCCCCGATCCACACTTATAACATCAATTGCAATACTGCGCGGACTCACCCCTTTGCGATCAGAAGGACGTGGTGCCAATTCCTTCTTGGTCACAATGTGTCCCTTATTCAATCCAACAAAAAGGCCGGTGTTTGGCTGCTTCGGTGCCATTTCCTGCTTTAGTCAATCCAACAAATTTGACTTCAGTGCATCGCAATGCAATCTATCAGAGGAAGATCGAACTAACCAGGACAAAGACAGGAACTTGTAACCCATAAAATACCgcatcattcattcattcattctgaGCAGAACAGCGCAATAAACAACAAATTACGCCCTTCCAAATGTCGGAAAATATGTACTAAAAACCATTTGAACAGCTGAAATTCAAACAAACGTGCAGATAACAGTAGCAAGGGAATCACCGAACCGAACCGCCGAAAAATCAAATACCAGCTCTGAGACGAGTAACAACACAAGAATTCAAGCCAAAGACGCATGAGTACAAGGACTAGGTGACCACACACTCAGTAACTCCAGCTGTCGAGATAAAATCAGTCTACACAACGAATCCCAAAACGTGCGCCATTCGAGCCAATACATATGAGCATTTTAGATTCAATTTGTCGGAGCACACCGTACCTTTCGGACGCGACAACGATCTGAGGAGGGTCGGAGAAGAACTAGGGTTTTGCTCGTCGGTTCTATGCCTATTTATAACCAGAAGCTTGTGCGGCGGAAATAAACGAAATGGGGAGGTAATTTGGTAAAACACGCTGTCCCAATCGCAACGACACCGTTCTGCAGTTTCCAACTCTCGGGCCC is a genomic window containing:
- the LOC115742673 gene encoding uncharacterized protein LOC115742673 isoform X2, which codes for MSSATATSSSPSSLQLRLALCRGGSREPSRAFLVKARVRKLGRLFPRLSIGQSESPRDLGSWTGSDNGADALSGWSGSDDAQGSLDSRRKKWFGGIVGAGVILAAGITFAAIFAGKRSTLGLKPEMVPLTTQQEALLAPDDQHVELESNKKEGTHARHENVNLSGVSGVGVLLEDDAVAAPANIEARGSLNDAAPESAFRQKGDLINNNSTGESLTNFTADYKEDEPSKTSSSSVLYESTKLYHTQSESMKLNDSIGSHVDTSLEPKAVPNHELLKLVPISAEENHDADKAPQVSFEGINSALEEHDLNERVSSATETGASSVYAFAIGQEKDGQGATDESATDFATSNSRDTLSYAGIPAPSFVSEALQVSPGKTLVPPTVDQVQGQALAALQALKVIEVDVQAGDICTRREYARWLVSASSALSRDTISKVYPAMYIENVTELAFDDITPEDPDFVSIQGLAEAGLISSKLSRRDMMSSPNETEEPLYFFPEIPLSRQDLVSWKMALEKKQLPEANKEGLRRVSGFIDIDKINPDAYPALVADLSAGEQGIIALAFGYTKLFQPDKPVTKAQAAIALTTGEAADTVSEELARIEAEAMAENAVAAHSALVAQVEKDINASFEKVLSAEREKIHAVEKKAEEARLELEKLRAKRGEDSILLMKERAAVESEMVVLSRLRREVEEQLESLMSNKIQVSYEKGKIEKLRLEAEKENQEIARLQYDLEVERKALAMARAWAEDEAKRAREHARVLEEARYRWERQGIKVVVDSDLQEETSAGLTWINAGKELSVDETVNRAETLVDKLKDMAAKVGDKSRDLINKIVQIILVFVSNLKRWSSNAMGTAGELRCVAVTKVGISAEELQQSIVNMSLDLKEGAKRFAGDCKEGVEKLTQKFKT
- the LOC115742673 gene encoding uncharacterized protein LOC115742673 isoform X1 gives rise to the protein MSSATATSSSPSSLQLRLALCRGGSREPSRAFLVKARVRKLGRLFPRLSIGQSESPRDLGSWTGSDNGADALSGWSGSDDAQGSLDSRRKKWFGGIVGAGVILAAGITFAAIFAGKRSTLGLKPEMVPLTTQQEALLAPDDQHVELESNKKEGTHARHENVNLSGVSGMSDDSLSLQEHNDSVSGNKTEDDTDDGIQTGAYTGTENANSSSKEDDPQDESPVSDNSIAPETSLGVGVLLEDDAVAAPANIEARGSLNDAAPESAFRQKGDLINNNSTGESLTNFTADYKEDEPSKTSSSSVLYESTKLYHTQSESMKLNDSIGSHVDTSLEPKAVPNHELLKLVPISAEENHDADKAPQVSFEGINSALEEHDLNERVSSATETGASSVYAFAIGQEKDGQGATDESATDFATSNSRDTLSYAGIPAPSFVSEALQVSPGKTLVPPTVDQVQGQALAALQALKVIEVDVQAGDICTRREYARWLVSASSALSRDTISKVYPAMYIENVTELAFDDITPEDPDFVSIQGLAEAGLISSKLSRRDMMSSPNETEEPLYFFPEIPLSRQDLVSWKMALEKKQLPEANKEGLRRVSGFIDIDKINPDAYPALVADLSAGEQGIIALAFGYTKLFQPDKPVTKAQAAIALTTGEAADTVSEELARIEAEAMAENAVAAHSALVAQVEKDINASFEKVLSAEREKIHAVEKKAEEARLELEKLRAKRGEDSILLMKERAAVESEMVVLSRLRREVEEQLESLMSNKIQVSYEKGKIEKLRLEAEKENQEIARLQYDLEVERKALAMARAWAEDEAKRAREHARVLEEARYRWERQGIKVVVDSDLQEETSAGLTWINAGKELSVDETVNRAETLVDKLKDMAAKVGDKSRDLINKIVQIILVFVSNLKRWSSNAMGTAGELRCVAVTKVGISAEELQQSIVNMSLDLKEGAKRFAGDCKEGVEKLTQKFKT
- the LOC115742673 gene encoding uncharacterized protein LOC115742673 isoform X3 codes for the protein MVWSLLSGIVGAGVILAAGITFAAIFAGKRSTLGLKPEMVPLTTQQEALLAPDDQHVELESNKKEGTHARHENVNLSGVSGMSDDSLSLQEHNDSVSGNKTEDDTDDGIQTGAYTGTENANSSSKEDDPQDESPVSDNSIAPETSLGVGVLLEDDAVAAPANIEARGSLNDAAPESAFRQKGDLINNNSTGESLTNFTADYKEDEPSKTSSSSVLYESTKLYHTQSESMKLNDSIGSHVDTSLEPKAVPNHELLKLVPISAEENHDADKAPQVSFEGINSALEEHDLNERVSSATETGASSVYAFAIGQEKDGQGATDESATDFATSNSRDTLSYAGIPAPSFVSEALQVSPGKTLVPPTVDQVQGQALAALQALKVIEVDVQAGDICTRREYARWLVSASSALSRDTISKVYPAMYIENVTELAFDDITPEDPDFVSIQGLAEAGLISSKLSRRDMMSSPNETEEPLYFFPEIPLSRQDLVSWKMALEKKQLPEANKEGLRRVSGFIDIDKINPDAYPALVADLSAGEQGIIALAFGYTKLFQPDKPVTKAQAAIALTTGEAADTVSEELARIEAEAMAENAVAAHSALVAQVEKDINASFEKVLSAEREKIHAVEKKAEEARLELEKLRAKRGEDSILLMKERAAVESEMVVLSRLRREVEEQLESLMSNKIQVSYEKGKIEKLRLEAEKENQEIARLQYDLEVERKALAMARAWAEDEAKRAREHARVLEEARYRWERQGIKVVVDSDLQEETSAGLTWINAGKELSVDETVNRAETLVDKLKDMAAKVGDKSRDLINKIVQIILVFVSNLKRWSSNAMGTAGELRCVAVTKVGISAEELQQSIVNMSLDLKEGAKRFAGDCKEGVEKLTQKFKT
- the LOC115742677 gene encoding 60S ribosomal protein L36-2-like produces the protein MAPKQPNTGLFVGLNKGHIVTKKELAPRPSDRKGKTSKRVHFVRSLIREVAGFAPYEKRITELLKVGKDKRALKVAKRKLGTHKRAKKKREEMSNVLRKMRSAGGGEKKK